Genomic DNA from Amycolatopsis alba DSM 44262:
CTACCACTTCGGCGACAAGCAGCCCGCGGTGCTCGAAGCGCTGCTGAAGCTCCGCGACGAACACGGCGAGACGGTGACGAACTACCTCGCCGGTCCGCGCCGCGAGTGGGCGAACGCCGCCAAAGCACTGGCGGCGCTTAGGGACGGTGAACCTCTCGCTTCGAAACCCGTTTCCGGACCGGGCCGCGGGTTCGGCTGGGAAGTGAACCCGAACGGGGCCAACACCTTCCAGCAGACGGCGATCCTCTGCAACGCCTCGGAAGGCCCTCGCGACTTCGAGACGATCTGGCAGCGCAGGCTCGATCGTGTCCGGGACTACCCGGCCGTCGCCTCCCCTGGGTTCTGGAACGGCCGGTGCGCGGGCTGGCCGTTGCCGGTCCAGCCGTGGAACTTCACTTCGGGGACGAGTCCGCTGCAGCTGGTCGGGCACACCTACGAACCGGTGACCCCGATCGGCTGGGCCCTGGCCATGCGCGAACGGATCGGCGGTGCCCTGCTCACCATCGAGGACGACCACCACGGTTCGCTGTCCTCGCTCCCCTGCGCGAGCAAGGCCGTCGAGTTCTTCTCGACCGGCAAGACGGACGGCGGGTCCTGCGCCGGAGCGCCGATCCCGCCGCCGTCCTAGGCGATCAGCGAGTCACTTGGCTTCGGCGAGAGGTGGAACGACGCAGCAAGCCCCGGTGAAGCATCTGAAGGCGTCCACCCGTGCCTTGTTGGTCCAGTTGTCGAAGCGGTCGATCACGAGGTCGACCTCGCTGCCCGCCCTGGTGGTGTCGATCCCGAGGCCGGAGAAGAGCAAACGGAGGTTCTCGGTGGTTTCGTTCTTCATACGACTCGCTCCCAGGCGTTCGGTGGTACGTCGGCAGCGAAATCGTCCGTCACCAGGGCCTTCGCATCCAGTGCTATCCATCATTCCGGGCTCGTGCTTTTCGACTACGCCGAACGCGTGACACCGCACGCCCGTCCGGGCTCACCCTCGCTCAGCCCTCGATGCGCGAAAGGCCGAACGCGGTGAGGAAGCCGGCGACCGTGATCAACCCGGTCCAGAGATGCGCGTCGTCGAACGCCTCGGGGATCATCGTGTCGGCGATCATCGCGAGGATCGCGCCGCCCGCGATCGCGGTGATCACGGCCAGGACAGTGCCGGAGGCGCCGCCGAGAACGCCGTAACCGAGCAGGGCCGCCACCCCGCTGATCACGGCGATACCACTCCAAAGCGTGAACACATAGCGCGGGCTCCGGCCCGCCCGCTTCATTCCCGCGGCGCTGGACAGTCCTTCCGGGACGTTGCTGATGAACACGGCGGCCACCGTCACCACACTGACGCTTCCGCCGCCGAGCAGGCTGGTGCCGATCACCATCGATTCGGGGACGCCGTCCAGCAGGGCGCCGAGCGCGATGGCCGTCCCGGATCCCGCTTGCTCGGACTCGGACGGCTGCTGCCCGCCCGAGCGTTTGCGATGGCGGGCGCCTCGCCGGGCGAGCGCGACGTTGGCGAGGGTGTAGATCAGCGAGCCGCCCAGCGCGCCGAGGGCTGTCGGCAGGAAGCCGCCCTTCTCGTGCGCCTCGGCGATCAGCTCGAAGGAGACGGCGGAGATGAGCACGCCGCTGCCGAAGGCCATCACGCTGGCCACGGCCTTGCCAGGGATCCGGACCAGGAAACCGACCATCGCCCCGAGCAGCAGCGCCGACCCGGCCAGCAGGCCCCAGCCGCCCGCCGCCAGCAGATCCCACACGCGACCCATCTCCCTTCGTCCGGCG
This window encodes:
- a CDS encoding ZIP family metal transporter yields the protein MWDLLAAGGWGLLAGSALLLGAMVGFLVRIPGKAVASVMAFGSGVLISAVSFELIAEAHEKGGFLPTALGALGGSLIYTLANVALARRGARHRKRSGGQQPSESEQAGSGTAIALGALLDGVPESMVIGTSLLGGGSVSVVTVAAVFISNVPEGLSSAAGMKRAGRSPRYVFTLWSGIAVISGVAALLGYGVLGGASGTVLAVITAIAGGAILAMIADTMIPEAFDDAHLWTGLITVAGFLTAFGLSRIEG